In a genomic window of Sarcophilus harrisii chromosome 4, mSarHar1.11, whole genome shotgun sequence:
- the AURKB gene encoding aurora kinase B isoform X1: protein MRWPLFGLAARAAQTRRRGESREEEAMAAKNSLHPLFLCKMSEKENAHLGSYSTALPQSSLNALPLRIFRKDLATPSSTLLMNRSRPVLESSSNQPAAVPGRIGVDGSNVKLNLQVRHFKIDDFEIGRPLGKGKFGNVYLAREKNSQFIVALKVLFKSQMEKEGVEHQLRREIEIQSHLRHPNILRLYNYFHDRRRVYLILEYAPRGELYKELQKSHTFDQQRTATIMEELADALIYCHRKKVIHRDIKPENLLMGLRGELKIADFGWSVHAPSLRRKTMCGTLDYLPPEMIEGRTHDEKVDLWCIGVLCYELLVGNPPFESSSHSETYRRITKVDLKFPSSVSSGAQDLISKLLRHNPLERLPLTQVLEHPWVQAHSRRVLPPCSPHPAH from the exons ATGCGCTGGCCTCTCTTCGGGCTCGCCGCGCGCGCTGCCCAGACCCGAAGGCGAGGGGAGTCCCGAGAGGAAGAGGCCATGGCGGCCAAG aattccctccacccccttttcCTTTGCAAGATGTCAGAGAAGGAGAATGCCCATCTAGGATCTTACAGCACAGCATTG CCTCAATCCAGCCTGAATGCTCTGCCCCTAAGGATATTCCGGAAAGATCTAGCCACTCCATCTTCAACCCTCCTCATGAATCGTTCTAGACCTGTTCTAGAGTCTTCAAGCAATCAGCCAGCAG CTGTGCCTGGCAGGATAGGGGTTGATGGCAGCAATGTGAAATTGAATCTCCAGGT GCGTCATTTCAAAATTGATGACTTTGAAATTGGGCGGCCACTGGGTAAGGGCAAGTTTGGAAATGTGTACCTGGCTCGGGAAAAGAACAGTCAGTTCATTGTGGCACTGAAGGTTCTCTTCAAGTctcagatggagaaggaaggtgTTGAACACCAGCTTCGAAGAGAGATTGAGATCCAGTCTCATCTTAG GCATCCCAACATACTTCGCCTCTACAATTATTTCCATGACCGGCGAAGGGTTTATCTGATTCTGGAATATGCACCTCGAGGCGAATTATACAAGGAGCTGCAGAAGAGCCATACATTTGACCAGCAGCGCACAGCCACG ATCATGGAGGAGCTGGCAGATGCCTTGATCTACTGCCATAGGAAGAAAGTGATTCACAGAGACATTAAGCCTGAGAATCTACTCATGGGACTTCGAGGGGAGCTCAAGATTGCTGACTTCGGCTGGTCTGTCCATGCCCCCTCCCTTAG GAGGAAGACAATGTGTGGGACTTTAGACTATCTTCCCCCTGAAATGATTGAAGGACGTACACATGATGAAAAGGTGGATCTTTGGTGCATTGGAGTATTATGCTATGAGCTACTAGTGGGAAATCCTCCCTTTGAAAGTTCCTCTCACAGTGAGACCTATAGACGGATCACCAAG GTGGACCTGAAATTCCCTTCATCTGTTTCTTCTGGAGCCCAGGACCTGATCTCTAAACTGCTGAGGCATAATCCCTTAGAACGACTTCCCCTCACTCAGGTCTTGGAACACCCCTGGGTACAGGCCCATTCCCGGAGAGTGCTTCCTCCTTGTTCCCCCCATCCTGCCCACTGA
- the AURKB gene encoding aurora kinase B isoform X2 — translation MSEKENAHLGSYSTALPQSSLNALPLRIFRKDLATPSSTLLMNRSRPVLESSSNQPAAVPGRIGVDGSNVKLNLQVRHFKIDDFEIGRPLGKGKFGNVYLAREKNSQFIVALKVLFKSQMEKEGVEHQLRREIEIQSHLRHPNILRLYNYFHDRRRVYLILEYAPRGELYKELQKSHTFDQQRTATIMEELADALIYCHRKKVIHRDIKPENLLMGLRGELKIADFGWSVHAPSLRRKTMCGTLDYLPPEMIEGRTHDEKVDLWCIGVLCYELLVGNPPFESSSHSETYRRITKVDLKFPSSVSSGAQDLISKLLRHNPLERLPLTQVLEHPWVQAHSRRVLPPCSPHPAH, via the exons ATGTCAGAGAAGGAGAATGCCCATCTAGGATCTTACAGCACAGCATTG CCTCAATCCAGCCTGAATGCTCTGCCCCTAAGGATATTCCGGAAAGATCTAGCCACTCCATCTTCAACCCTCCTCATGAATCGTTCTAGACCTGTTCTAGAGTCTTCAAGCAATCAGCCAGCAG CTGTGCCTGGCAGGATAGGGGTTGATGGCAGCAATGTGAAATTGAATCTCCAGGT GCGTCATTTCAAAATTGATGACTTTGAAATTGGGCGGCCACTGGGTAAGGGCAAGTTTGGAAATGTGTACCTGGCTCGGGAAAAGAACAGTCAGTTCATTGTGGCACTGAAGGTTCTCTTCAAGTctcagatggagaaggaaggtgTTGAACACCAGCTTCGAAGAGAGATTGAGATCCAGTCTCATCTTAG GCATCCCAACATACTTCGCCTCTACAATTATTTCCATGACCGGCGAAGGGTTTATCTGATTCTGGAATATGCACCTCGAGGCGAATTATACAAGGAGCTGCAGAAGAGCCATACATTTGACCAGCAGCGCACAGCCACG ATCATGGAGGAGCTGGCAGATGCCTTGATCTACTGCCATAGGAAGAAAGTGATTCACAGAGACATTAAGCCTGAGAATCTACTCATGGGACTTCGAGGGGAGCTCAAGATTGCTGACTTCGGCTGGTCTGTCCATGCCCCCTCCCTTAG GAGGAAGACAATGTGTGGGACTTTAGACTATCTTCCCCCTGAAATGATTGAAGGACGTACACATGATGAAAAGGTGGATCTTTGGTGCATTGGAGTATTATGCTATGAGCTACTAGTGGGAAATCCTCCCTTTGAAAGTTCCTCTCACAGTGAGACCTATAGACGGATCACCAAG GTGGACCTGAAATTCCCTTCATCTGTTTCTTCTGGAGCCCAGGACCTGATCTCTAAACTGCTGAGGCATAATCCCTTAGAACGACTTCCCCTCACTCAGGTCTTGGAACACCCCTGGGTACAGGCCCATTCCCGGAGAGTGCTTCCTCCTTGTTCCCCCCATCCTGCCCACTGA
- the AURKB gene encoding aurora kinase B isoform X3 has protein sequence MNRSRPVLESSSNQPAAVPGRIGVDGSNVKLNLQVRHFKIDDFEIGRPLGKGKFGNVYLAREKNSQFIVALKVLFKSQMEKEGVEHQLRREIEIQSHLRHPNILRLYNYFHDRRRVYLILEYAPRGELYKELQKSHTFDQQRTATIMEELADALIYCHRKKVIHRDIKPENLLMGLRGELKIADFGWSVHAPSLRRKTMCGTLDYLPPEMIEGRTHDEKVDLWCIGVLCYELLVGNPPFESSSHSETYRRITKVDLKFPSSVSSGAQDLISKLLRHNPLERLPLTQVLEHPWVQAHSRRVLPPCSPHPAH, from the exons ATGAATCGTTCTAGACCTGTTCTAGAGTCTTCAAGCAATCAGCCAGCAG CTGTGCCTGGCAGGATAGGGGTTGATGGCAGCAATGTGAAATTGAATCTCCAGGT GCGTCATTTCAAAATTGATGACTTTGAAATTGGGCGGCCACTGGGTAAGGGCAAGTTTGGAAATGTGTACCTGGCTCGGGAAAAGAACAGTCAGTTCATTGTGGCACTGAAGGTTCTCTTCAAGTctcagatggagaaggaaggtgTTGAACACCAGCTTCGAAGAGAGATTGAGATCCAGTCTCATCTTAG GCATCCCAACATACTTCGCCTCTACAATTATTTCCATGACCGGCGAAGGGTTTATCTGATTCTGGAATATGCACCTCGAGGCGAATTATACAAGGAGCTGCAGAAGAGCCATACATTTGACCAGCAGCGCACAGCCACG ATCATGGAGGAGCTGGCAGATGCCTTGATCTACTGCCATAGGAAGAAAGTGATTCACAGAGACATTAAGCCTGAGAATCTACTCATGGGACTTCGAGGGGAGCTCAAGATTGCTGACTTCGGCTGGTCTGTCCATGCCCCCTCCCTTAG GAGGAAGACAATGTGTGGGACTTTAGACTATCTTCCCCCTGAAATGATTGAAGGACGTACACATGATGAAAAGGTGGATCTTTGGTGCATTGGAGTATTATGCTATGAGCTACTAGTGGGAAATCCTCCCTTTGAAAGTTCCTCTCACAGTGAGACCTATAGACGGATCACCAAG GTGGACCTGAAATTCCCTTCATCTGTTTCTTCTGGAGCCCAGGACCTGATCTCTAAACTGCTGAGGCATAATCCCTTAGAACGACTTCCCCTCACTCAGGTCTTGGAACACCCCTGGGTACAGGCCCATTCCCGGAGAGTGCTTCCTCCTTGTTCCCCCCATCCTGCCCACTGA